In a single window of the Nocardioides massiliensis genome:
- a CDS encoding uracil-DNA glycosylase: MRRQAGRAPDLEALDAALVDCFACPRLVRWREQVAREKRAAFRDQDYWGRPVPGFGPADATIAVLGLAPAAHGANRTGRVFTGDRSGDWLFASLHRVGLANQPTSTHVDDGLELHGVRVLAAVRCAPPANQPTPTERDTCAPWADRELELLAPTLRVLVCLGGFGWQAGIRALRDRGYAVPGSPRFGHGVELEVAGPGGAESVTLLGCYHPSQQNTFTGRLTEPMTDAVFSRAVELAGRHTSVDL, translated from the coding sequence GTGCGGCGCCAGGCGGGCCGTGCGCCGGACCTGGAGGCGCTCGACGCCGCGCTGGTCGACTGCTTCGCCTGCCCGCGCCTTGTGCGCTGGCGCGAGCAGGTCGCCCGCGAGAAGCGGGCCGCCTTCCGCGACCAGGACTACTGGGGGCGGCCGGTGCCCGGGTTCGGGCCGGCGGACGCGACCATCGCCGTCCTGGGCCTGGCGCCCGCGGCGCACGGCGCCAACCGCACCGGTCGGGTCTTCACCGGCGACCGCTCCGGTGACTGGCTCTTCGCCTCGCTGCACCGCGTCGGCCTGGCCAACCAGCCCACGAGCACACATGTCGATGACGGCCTCGAGCTGCACGGCGTACGGGTGCTGGCCGCCGTACGCTGCGCGCCGCCGGCCAACCAGCCCACGCCCACCGAGCGTGACACCTGCGCCCCCTGGGCCGACCGCGAGCTGGAGCTGCTCGCACCGACGCTGCGCGTCCTGGTCTGCCTCGGTGGGTTCGGCTGGCAGGCCGGGATCCGCGCGCTGCGGGACCGGGGGTACGCCGTACCAGGCTCACCGCGGTTCGGCCACGGTGTCGAGCTCGAGGTGGCCGGCCCGGGCGGTGCGGAGAGCGTGACACTGCTGGGCTGCTACCACCCGTCTCAGCAGAACACCTTCACCGGTCGGTTGACCGAGCCGATGACCGACGCCGTCTTCTCCCGCGCCGTCGAACTCGCCGGACGTCATACGTCCGTCGACCTATAG
- a CDS encoding DUF501 domain-containing protein, translating to MSIEPRDEQRVAAQLGRPPRGIHEVGHRCPCGNPDVVTTEPRLPDGTPFPTTYYLTCPRAASLIGTLEGSGLMREMTERLATDPELADAYRRAHEAYLAARAEIGEVPEIAGVSAGGMPDRVKCLHVLAGQSLAQGRGVNPLGDEVLDALGEFWATGPCVEVAGEMDDTGADA from the coding sequence GTGAGCATCGAACCCCGCGACGAACAGCGCGTCGCCGCCCAGCTGGGACGTCCCCCGCGCGGCATCCACGAGGTCGGACACCGCTGCCCGTGCGGCAACCCCGACGTGGTCACCACCGAGCCGCGCCTGCCCGACGGTACGCCGTTCCCGACGACCTACTACCTCACCTGCCCGCGCGCGGCCTCGCTGATCGGGACGCTCGAGGGCTCCGGGCTGATGCGGGAGATGACCGAGCGGCTCGCGACCGACCCGGAGCTCGCCGATGCCTACCGGCGTGCCCACGAGGCCTACCTCGCGGCGCGTGCCGAGATCGGCGAGGTGCCGGAGATCGCCGGGGTGTCGGCCGGCGGCATGCCCGACCGGGTCAAGTGCCTGCACGTGCTCGCGGGGCAGTCGCTCGCGCAGGGCCGCGGCGTGAACCCGCTCGGCGACGAGGTCCTCGACGCGCTGGGGGAGTTCTGGGCGACCGGGCCGTGCGTGGAGGTTGCCGGGGAGATGGACGACACCGGGGCCGACGCGTGA
- a CDS encoding MazG family protein, producing MTARDQNEPRTSGLLELVAVMDRLRRECPWDREQTHRSLVRYLLEESHEVIEAIEGLDQPGEPDGATHLREELGDLLLQVYFHARLAQERAEDPFDIDDVARGIVEKMVRRHPHVFGDTQAADAAEVRTNWETIKAAEKQRDSVLDGIAPTLPGLSLADKVLARAERAGITPAPASLPYVSALEGAASERSRRGVTGEGDAETVVGEELLAAVVRARELGVDPELALRSAVRRFSAEVRAQESAAPR from the coding sequence GTGACCGCCCGCGACCAGAACGAGCCCCGGACCTCGGGGCTGCTCGAGCTGGTCGCGGTGATGGACCGGCTGCGCCGGGAGTGCCCGTGGGACCGCGAGCAGACCCACCGCTCCCTCGTGCGCTACCTCCTGGAGGAGAGCCACGAGGTGATCGAGGCGATCGAGGGCCTCGATCAGCCAGGGGAACCTGACGGCGCCACCCACCTGCGCGAGGAGCTCGGCGACCTGCTGCTGCAGGTCTACTTCCATGCCCGCCTCGCCCAGGAGCGCGCCGAGGACCCGTTCGACATCGACGACGTCGCCCGCGGCATCGTCGAGAAGATGGTGCGCCGCCACCCGCACGTCTTCGGCGACACCCAGGCTGCGGACGCGGCGGAGGTGCGCACCAACTGGGAGACCATCAAGGCCGCCGAGAAGCAGCGCGACTCCGTGCTCGACGGGATCGCGCCGACCCTGCCCGGCCTGAGCCTCGCCGACAAGGTGCTCGCCCGCGCCGAGCGTGCCGGCATCACGCCCGCGCCCGCGTCACTCCCCTACGTGAGCGCTCTCGAAGGGGCTGCATCAGAGCGCTCACGTAGGGGAGTGACGGGAGAGGGTGATGCGGAGACGGTCGTGGGCGAGGAGCTGCTGGCTGCGGTGGTGCGTGCCCGCGAGCTCGGCGTCGACCCCGAGCTGGCGCTGCGCTCCGCCGTACGCCGTTTCAGCGCCGAGGTCCGCGCACAGGAGTCCGCCGCGCCTCGCTAG
- the eno gene encoding phosphopyruvate hydratase, with translation MASIEAVGAREILDSRGNPTVEVEVVLDDGSTGRAAVPSGASTGAFEAVELRDGGDRYLGKGVQRAVEGVLDKAGPRLIGQDASEQRLVDQLLLDLDGTPNKSELGANAILGVSLAVAKAAADSADLPLFRYVGGPNAHVLPVPMMNILNGGAHADTNVDIQEFMIAPIGAGTFRDALRQGAEVYHALKSVLKQRGLATGVGDEGGFAPELGSNREALDLIAEAIGQTGLVLGRDVVLALDVAATEFCTDGRYTFEGATKTAEEMTAYYAELVAAYPIVSIEDPLDEDDWEGWKAITDQLGAKTQLVGDDLFVTNVERLQRGIDGGQANALLVKVNQIGSLTETLDSVELAHRNGYRCMMSHRSGETEDVTIADLAVATNCGQIKTGAPARSERVAKYNQLLRIEEELDDAARYAGRSAFPRFTAS, from the coding sequence GTGGCGTCCATCGAGGCTGTCGGCGCGCGCGAGATCCTGGACTCGCGCGGCAACCCCACCGTCGAGGTCGAGGTCGTCCTCGACGACGGCTCGACCGGCCGCGCGGCGGTCCCCAGCGGCGCGTCTACCGGCGCCTTCGAGGCGGTGGAGCTGCGTGACGGCGGCGACCGCTACCTCGGCAAGGGCGTGCAGCGGGCGGTCGAGGGTGTCCTCGACAAGGCCGGCCCGCGCCTGATCGGCCAGGACGCCTCCGAGCAGCGCCTCGTCGACCAGCTCCTGCTCGACCTCGACGGGACCCCCAACAAGTCCGAGCTCGGCGCCAACGCGATCCTGGGCGTCTCGCTCGCCGTCGCCAAGGCCGCGGCCGACTCGGCCGACCTCCCGTTGTTCCGCTACGTCGGCGGCCCCAACGCCCACGTGCTGCCGGTGCCGATGATGAACATCCTCAACGGTGGCGCCCACGCCGACACCAACGTCGACATCCAGGAGTTCATGATCGCGCCGATCGGCGCCGGGACCTTCCGCGACGCCCTGCGCCAGGGTGCGGAGGTCTACCACGCGCTGAAGTCCGTGCTGAAGCAGCGGGGTCTGGCCACCGGTGTCGGCGACGAGGGCGGGTTCGCCCCGGAGCTCGGCTCCAACCGCGAGGCCCTCGACCTGATCGCCGAGGCGATCGGCCAGACCGGTCTCGTGCTCGGTCGCGACGTGGTGCTCGCTCTCGACGTGGCCGCGACCGAGTTCTGCACGGACGGGCGCTACACCTTCGAGGGGGCGACCAAGACCGCCGAGGAGATGACCGCCTACTACGCCGAGCTCGTGGCGGCGTACCCCATCGTCTCGATCGAGGACCCCCTCGACGAGGACGACTGGGAGGGTTGGAAGGCGATCACCGACCAGCTCGGCGCGAAGACCCAGCTCGTCGGCGACGACCTGTTCGTCACCAACGTCGAGCGGCTCCAGCGCGGCATCGACGGTGGCCAGGCCAACGCCCTGCTGGTGAAGGTCAACCAGATCGGCTCCCTGACCGAGACCCTCGACTCCGTCGAGCTGGCTCACCGCAACGGCTACCGCTGCATGATGAGCCACCGCTCCGGCGAGACCGAGGACGTCACCATCGCCGACCTCGCCGTCGCCACCAACTGCGGTCAGATCAAGACCGGCGCGCCCGCGCGCTCGGAGCGGGTGGCGAAGTACAACCAGCTCCTGCGCATCGAGGAGGAGCTCGACGACGCCGCGCGCTACGCCGGCCGGAGCGCCTTCCCCAGGTTCACCGCCTCCTGA
- a CDS encoding ABC transporter permease, which yields MNLTYAGLELKRFARDRVNLFFVAILPAFFYLVFGAAQDYKDAPVGNGNVAFYILVSMAAYGAVTATVGIGGMAAVERMQGWGRQLGLTPLPDRGFVVVKAFLAVAVAAVPITLIALLGASTGASAEPWTWVVSIGVIMLGATVFALFGLCAGLAFRTEAAVGAASGIMVIMAFLGNLFIPLTGALLTAAKFTPLYGYVALARYPATEGRLIDGRGGLTDSEPLWVPLLNVSVWAAVFGVAAVWLVRRVRGRE from the coding sequence ATGAACCTCACCTACGCCGGGCTCGAGCTCAAGCGGTTCGCCCGCGACCGGGTCAACCTGTTCTTCGTCGCGATCCTGCCGGCCTTCTTCTACCTGGTGTTCGGCGCCGCCCAGGACTACAAGGACGCACCCGTCGGCAACGGCAACGTCGCGTTCTACATCCTCGTCTCGATGGCGGCGTACGGCGCCGTCACCGCCACGGTCGGCATCGGCGGGATGGCCGCGGTCGAGCGCATGCAGGGCTGGGGGCGCCAGCTCGGGCTGACCCCGCTGCCCGACCGCGGATTCGTGGTCGTCAAGGCGTTCCTCGCCGTCGCCGTGGCCGCAGTGCCGATCACGCTGATCGCCCTGCTGGGGGCGTCCACCGGCGCCAGCGCCGAGCCCTGGACCTGGGTGGTGAGCATCGGCGTGATCATGCTGGGCGCGACGGTGTTCGCGTTGTTCGGGCTCTGCGCCGGGCTCGCCTTCCGCACCGAGGCCGCCGTGGGAGCCGCGAGCGGGATCATGGTGATCATGGCCTTCCTCGGCAACCTGTTCATCCCGCTCACGGGTGCCCTGCTGACGGCTGCCAAGTTCACCCCGCTCTACGGCTACGTCGCGCTGGCGCGCTACCCCGCCACCGAGGGGCGGCTGATCGACGGACGGGGCGGCCTCACCGACTCCGAGCCGCTGTGGGTGCCCCTGCTCAACGTGTCGGTGTGGGCCGCGGTGTTCGGCGTGGCCGCCGTCTGGCTGGTGCGCCGGGTCCGGGGGCGCGAGTGA
- a CDS encoding Ppx/GppA phosphatase family protein: MTRVAAIDCGTNTVKLLVADLEPDGSSVEHLRTMRMVRLGQDVDRTGELHPDALARLFGALDEYAAIIADHDVTHLRFCATSAARDARNADEFTAGVQARLGVRPEVVSGDEEARLSFAGATRGLPPGLPGPFVVVDIGGGSTELVRGAAYAAFDPAAPGSQACSMDVGAVRLTERHLAGDPPTEAQVAAAISDIEAALDGAPVDLAEAGTVIGVAGTITTITADVLGLDSYDRAAIDGAVLAASDVARAGRRLLASTVAERRALPFLHPGRADVIGAGALILERVLARTGVESLRVSEADILDGIAWSLVDP; encoded by the coding sequence GTGACCCGGGTCGCGGCGATCGACTGCGGCACCAACACCGTCAAACTGCTGGTCGCCGACCTCGAGCCCGACGGCAGCAGCGTCGAGCACCTGCGCACGATGCGGATGGTGCGGCTGGGCCAGGACGTCGACCGCACGGGCGAGCTGCACCCCGACGCCTTGGCGCGGCTGTTCGGTGCCCTCGACGAGTACGCCGCGATCATCGCCGACCACGACGTGACGCATCTGCGCTTCTGCGCGACCAGCGCTGCGCGCGACGCCCGCAACGCCGACGAGTTCACCGCCGGTGTGCAGGCGCGCCTCGGCGTGCGCCCGGAGGTGGTGAGCGGCGACGAGGAGGCGCGGCTGTCGTTCGCCGGTGCCACGCGCGGACTGCCGCCCGGGCTGCCGGGTCCGTTCGTGGTGGTCGACATCGGTGGCGGCTCGACCGAGCTCGTGCGGGGTGCGGCGTACGCCGCCTTCGATCCCGCCGCGCCCGGCAGCCAGGCCTGCTCCATGGACGTCGGCGCGGTGCGACTCACGGAGCGGCACCTGGCCGGTGACCCGCCCACCGAGGCGCAGGTCGCCGCCGCGATCTCCGACATCGAGGCCGCGTTGGACGGCGCGCCGGTCGACCTCGCCGAAGCCGGCACCGTGATCGGGGTGGCCGGCACCATCACCACGATCACCGCCGACGTGCTCGGACTCGACTCCTACGACCGGGCGGCGATCGATGGGGCCGTGCTGGCGGCCTCCGACGTCGCGCGGGCCGGGCGACGTCTGCTCGCCTCGACCGTCGCCGAGCGGCGGGCGCTGCCGTTCCTGCACCCCGGGCGCGCCGACGTCATCGGCGCCGGAGCCCTCATCTTGGAGCGGGTCCTCGCGCGCACGGGTGTGGAGAGCCTGCGGGTGTCGGAGGCCGACATCCTGGACGGGATCGCCTGGTCGCTCGTCGACCCATGA
- a CDS encoding FtsB family cell division protein: MADRRTSSRRPGSPGGRPGVRSTARSRPAAGPVAARSDRSRPTGRAVVLLVVLGVLAVSWASSMRAHLEQQRHLSELRASIAASESAIEDLRREKRRWQDPAYVETQARKRLGFVMPGETSYQVIGRDGEPLAPEATLSEPDTEDEVPPPWWAKAWGAVESAGARPEDEQDQPADRIRAPKQPRSEPRSVRP; encoded by the coding sequence GTGGCCGATCGCCGTACGTCGTCGCGCCGCCCGGGCTCCCCGGGCGGCCGGCCCGGCGTCCGCTCCACCGCCCGCTCCCGGCCTGCGGCGGGTCCGGTAGCGGCCCGCTCCGACCGGTCGCGCCCGACCGGACGAGCAGTGGTCCTGCTGGTCGTGCTCGGCGTGCTGGCGGTGTCGTGGGCCTCGAGCATGCGCGCCCACCTCGAGCAGCAGCGCCACCTCAGCGAGCTGCGGGCGTCGATCGCCGCCTCGGAGAGCGCGATCGAGGACCTGCGCCGCGAGAAGCGGCGCTGGCAGGACCCGGCGTACGTCGAGACCCAGGCCCGCAAGCGGCTCGGGTTCGTCATGCCGGGCGAGACCAGCTACCAGGTCATCGGCCGCGACGGCGAGCCGCTGGCGCCGGAGGCGACGCTGAGCGAGCCGGACACCGAGGACGAGGTGCCACCGCCGTGGTGGGCCAAGGCGTGGGGCGCGGTGGAGTCGGCCGGTGCCCGGCCCGAGGACGAGCAGGACCAGCCCGCCGACCGCATCCGCGCACCCAAGCAACCGAGGTCCGAGCCGAGGTCAGTCAGGCCGTGA
- a CDS encoding ABC transporter ATP-binding protein, translating into MSIRTTSVAAPAHTSTSPAIELTGLTKSFRTRDEVVEAVRGVDLTVTGGEVVAFLGPNGAGKTTTLDMVLGLTEPSVGTARVFGLPPRAAVAQGRISAVLQTGGLLRDLTVRETVVLIASTYAEHAPVDDVIARAGLTDLQRRMVAKCSGGEQQRLRFALALLPDPDLLVLDEPTAGMDVAARREFWAAMHAEAARGRTVVFATHYLEEAESFADRIVLIAQGRVIADGSTAEIRARAAGRAVHATVPVMRQAQVVAALRAHPGVSDVTVQGDRLRVAAVDSDAVARALLTELGGTDLEIHAASLDDAFLALTTRTEEDPR; encoded by the coding sequence ATGTCCATCCGCACCACATCCGTCGCCGCTCCGGCGCACACGTCGACGAGCCCGGCGATCGAGCTGACCGGTCTGACCAAGTCCTTCCGCACGCGTGACGAGGTCGTGGAGGCCGTGCGCGGCGTCGACCTCACCGTCACCGGCGGGGAGGTCGTGGCGTTCCTCGGTCCCAACGGCGCCGGCAAGACCACGACCCTGGACATGGTGCTCGGGCTGACCGAGCCGTCGGTGGGCACCGCGCGTGTGTTCGGGTTGCCGCCGCGCGCAGCGGTCGCGCAGGGCCGCATCTCCGCGGTGCTCCAGACCGGCGGGCTGCTGCGCGACCTCACCGTGCGGGAGACGGTCGTCCTGATCGCCTCGACGTACGCCGAGCACGCGCCGGTCGACGACGTCATCGCCCGCGCCGGGCTCACCGACCTGCAGCGCCGGATGGTCGCCAAGTGCTCCGGTGGTGAGCAGCAGCGGCTCCGGTTCGCGCTCGCGCTGCTGCCCGACCCCGACCTCCTGGTGCTCGACGAGCCGACCGCCGGCATGGACGTGGCCGCACGGCGCGAGTTCTGGGCGGCCATGCACGCCGAGGCGGCGCGTGGGCGGACGGTGGTGTTCGCGACGCACTACCTCGAGGAGGCCGAGTCGTTCGCCGACCGGATCGTGCTGATCGCCCAGGGCCGGGTGATCGCCGACGGCAGCACCGCCGAGATCCGTGCCCGCGCCGCGGGCCGGGCCGTGCACGCCACCGTGCCGGTGATGCGGCAGGCGCAGGTCGTCGCGGCGCTGCGCGCCCACCCGGGCGTCTCGGACGTCACGGTGCAGGGCGACCGACTGCGAGTCGCCGCCGTGGACTCCGACGCAGTCGCCCGGGCGCTGCTCACCGAGCTCGGCGGCACTGACCTGGAGATCCACGCGGCGTCCCTCGACGACGCCTTCCTGGCGCTCACGACCCGCACCGAGGAGGACCCCCGATGA
- a CDS encoding YihY/virulence factor BrkB family protein, with protein MTRDETAPAPNDPRKPDGPQDLSRPSWKLVLKRTVREFSQDQCTDLAAALTYYSVLALFPAIIALSSLLGLVGQAERSIATVLDIVEDLTTPATTEAIRPVIENLATAETVGFTLVVGLLGALWSASGYVGAFGRAMNRVYEIAEGRPFWKLRPTMMLVTLVTVVLVALALLMLVVSGPVAEAIGGVIGLGDTALTVWNIAKWPVLLAVVVVIVALLYYVTPNVKQPKFRWLSVGAVVAIAVWAVASAGFGFYVANFSSYNTTYGSLAGVVIFLLWLWLTNLALLFGAELDAELERGRELQAGIPAEVAIQLPARDTSGIEKQEGKEADFIREARDIRIQAEQDRGHDFSVPAEKEHVAATGESDVAEPTAAEWDAAARGRERH; from the coding sequence GTGACCAGAGACGAGACCGCGCCCGCGCCCAACGACCCGCGCAAGCCCGACGGGCCGCAGGACCTCAGCAGACCGTCGTGGAAGCTCGTGCTGAAGCGCACGGTGCGGGAGTTCTCCCAGGACCAGTGCACCGACCTCGCCGCGGCGCTCACCTACTACTCCGTGCTGGCGCTGTTCCCGGCGATCATCGCGCTCTCCTCCCTCCTCGGGCTGGTCGGGCAGGCGGAGCGCTCGATCGCGACCGTGCTCGACATCGTCGAGGACCTCACGACCCCGGCGACGACCGAGGCGATCCGCCCCGTGATCGAGAACCTCGCGACCGCGGAGACGGTCGGCTTCACCCTCGTCGTCGGTCTGCTCGGTGCGCTGTGGTCGGCATCGGGCTATGTCGGTGCCTTCGGGCGCGCGATGAACCGGGTCTACGAGATCGCCGAGGGCCGGCCCTTCTGGAAGCTGCGTCCGACGATGATGCTCGTGACGCTGGTGACCGTCGTGCTGGTGGCGCTCGCCCTGCTCATGCTGGTCGTCTCCGGCCCGGTGGCCGAGGCGATCGGGGGCGTGATCGGGCTCGGCGACACCGCCCTGACGGTCTGGAACATCGCCAAGTGGCCCGTCCTGCTCGCCGTCGTGGTGGTGATCGTCGCCCTGCTCTACTACGTCACGCCCAACGTGAAGCAGCCGAAGTTCCGGTGGTTGTCGGTCGGGGCGGTCGTCGCCATCGCGGTCTGGGCCGTTGCCTCGGCCGGATTCGGGTTCTACGTCGCGAACTTCAGCTCCTACAACACCACCTACGGCTCCCTGGCCGGTGTCGTGATCTTCCTGCTGTGGTTGTGGCTGACCAACCTGGCGCTGCTGTTCGGTGCGGAGCTCGACGCCGAGCTCGAGCGCGGTCGGGAGCTGCAGGCCGGCATCCCGGCCGAGGTCGCGATCCAGCTGCCCGCGCGCGACACCTCCGGCATCGAGAAGCAGGAGGGCAAGGAGGCCGACTTCATCCGCGAGGCCCGCGACATCCGCATCCAGGCCGAGCAGGATCGCGGCCACGACTTCTCGGTGCCGGCGGAGAAGGAACACGTCGCCGCGACCGGTGAGTCCGATGTCGCCGAGCCCACCGCGGCGGAGTGGGACGCCGCTGCCCGCGGGCGGGAGCGTCACTGA